From a region of the Thermomonas sp. HDW16 genome:
- a CDS encoding redoxin domain-containing protein → MPASTDAGVAGDPMTDTPHPMAPALQVERWFNTTTPITLDALRGKVVVLEAFQMLCPGCVSHGLPQATRIHASFAHEQVTVIGLHTVFEHHAAMTPVALQAFLHEYRVPFPVGVDQPGELDPIPQTMRAYAMRGTPTLILIDRNGRLRHQHFGQVGDLALGAQIAELLAEPYSDAATSSCTAEGCAIDSAAPAPGSSAAR, encoded by the coding sequence ATGCCCGCATCCACCGATGCGGGCGTTGCGGGAGACCCCATGACCGATACACCGCATCCAATGGCGCCCGCCCTGCAGGTGGAACGCTGGTTCAACACGACCACGCCGATCACGCTCGACGCGTTGCGCGGAAAAGTCGTCGTGCTGGAAGCCTTCCAGATGCTCTGCCCCGGCTGCGTCTCGCACGGGTTGCCGCAGGCGACGCGGATCCACGCAAGCTTCGCGCACGAACAGGTGACCGTGATCGGCCTGCATACCGTGTTCGAGCATCATGCGGCGATGACGCCGGTCGCATTGCAAGCCTTCCTGCACGAGTATCGCGTGCCGTTTCCGGTCGGCGTCGACCAACCGGGTGAACTCGATCCGATTCCGCAGACCATGCGCGCCTATGCGATGCGCGGCACACCCACGCTGATACTCATCGACCGCAACGGACGCCTGCGCCATCAACACTTTGGCCAGGTCGGCGATCTCGCCCTGGGGGCGCAAATTGCCGAGTTGCTGGCCGAACCGTATTCCGATGCGGCTACGTCCAGCTGCACGGCTGAAGGCTGCGCCATTGATTCCGCCGCGCCTGCTCCAGGCAGCAGCGCCGCTCGGTGA
- a CDS encoding MarR family transcriptional regulator has translation MPNDPNHREQAAAGLEQLAALVRAQAWRSDGLPALPPTQAAVLRMLAASNEGLRAGQIAARLDVSAASLSDTLKAMQAKGWLLRSVDADDRRASLLHLSKQGRTLAARLNHPERGMAALLQGLDAADVGALLRVTQLLVGQAQQQGMATGLRTCQGCRYFQPFASSDARQPHICGFLDQAFGDAELRADCAEQAPADEALLAANRERFRRRPPP, from the coding sequence ATGCCCAACGATCCAAACCACCGCGAACAGGCTGCCGCCGGGCTGGAACAGTTGGCCGCACTGGTGCGTGCGCAGGCCTGGCGCAGCGACGGCCTGCCTGCCCTGCCGCCGACCCAGGCGGCCGTGCTGCGCATGCTGGCGGCATCGAATGAAGGCCTGCGCGCGGGGCAGATCGCCGCGCGGCTGGATGTCTCGGCGGCCAGTCTCAGCGATACGCTGAAGGCGATGCAGGCCAAGGGCTGGCTCCTGCGCAGCGTGGATGCTGACGACCGCCGCGCATCCCTGCTCCACCTGAGCAAGCAGGGGCGCACGCTGGCGGCGCGGCTCAATCATCCCGAACGTGGCATGGCTGCCCTGCTGCAGGGGCTGGATGCCGCCGACGTGGGCGCCCTGCTGCGGGTTACCCAACTGCTGGTCGGCCAAGCGCAGCAACAGGGCATGGCCACCGGCCTGCGTACTTGCCAGGGCTGTCGCTACTTCCAGCCGTTCGCCAGTAGCGATGCACGCCAGCCGCATATCTGCGGTTTTCTGGACCAGGCCTTCGGTGATGCCGAACTGCGCGCCGACTGCGCCGAACAAGCTCCAGCCGATGAAGCCCTGCTGGCCGCCAACCGCGAACGCTTCCGGCGGCGCCCCCCACCCTAG
- a CDS encoding LysM and BON domain-containing protein, translated as MGMFDFIKNAGEKIFKPGEAKKEAAIKEHMDSFGGDYAGVSVEVDGDVATLSGSVSSTTAREKAVLIAGNIEGIDKVDDKLVVNAPAAPAPDFSNVSGGVASTEAIAGAGAATGGLASAGGGEADSQFYTVKKGDTLSKIAKEFYGEASKYPQIFEANKPMLTHPDKIYPGQMLRIPPEA; from the coding sequence ATGGGTATGTTCGATTTCATCAAGAACGCCGGCGAGAAGATCTTCAAGCCAGGCGAAGCGAAGAAAGAAGCCGCGATCAAGGAACACATGGACAGCTTCGGCGGCGACTATGCCGGCGTGAGCGTCGAAGTCGATGGCGACGTCGCCACCCTCAGCGGCAGCGTGTCCAGCACCACTGCGCGCGAGAAGGCCGTGCTGATCGCCGGCAACATCGAAGGCATCGACAAGGTCGACGACAAGCTGGTGGTGAATGCCCCGGCCGCGCCGGCTCCGGATTTCTCCAACGTCAGCGGCGGCGTGGCTAGCACCGAAGCGATTGCAGGTGCCGGTGCAGCGACCGGTGGGCTGGCTTCGGCTGGCGGTGGCGAAGCCGATTCGCAGTTCTACACCGTGAAGAAGGGCGACACCCTGTCCAAGATCGCCAAGGAGTTCTACGGCGAGGCCAGCAAGTACCCGCAGATCTTCGAGGCCAATAAGCCGATGCTGACGCATCCGGACAAGATCTACCCGGGCCAGATGCTGCGCATCCCGCCGGAAGCCTGA